The Sorangiineae bacterium MSr11367 genome window below encodes:
- a CDS encoding YggS family pyridoxal phosphate-dependent enzyme: protein MSGIAERLAHIQERVEQAARAVGRDPKSVRLIAVSKKMPPEAIREAYAAGQRLFGENYAQELGTKADALDDLSDIEWHFIGHLQSNKARVVAPRARVVHTVDSASLAKELARRAEAAGRTLDVLIEVNVSGEPQKHGIVASELAEVLAGVRAFPTLSVRGLMTMPPEGDLDVARQVFETLASLRNLHGGPSVLPELSMGMSGDFETAIAAGATIVRVGTAIFGARS, encoded by the coding sequence TTGAGCGGAATCGCGGAGCGGCTCGCACACATCCAGGAGCGCGTCGAACAGGCGGCGCGCGCCGTGGGGCGAGATCCGAAATCCGTCCGCCTCATCGCCGTTTCGAAGAAAATGCCGCCGGAAGCCATCCGGGAGGCGTATGCCGCGGGACAGCGGCTTTTCGGCGAGAATTACGCGCAGGAGCTCGGCACCAAGGCCGACGCCCTCGACGATTTGAGCGACATCGAATGGCACTTCATCGGGCACCTGCAGTCGAACAAGGCGCGCGTGGTCGCGCCCCGCGCCCGCGTGGTTCATACGGTCGATAGCGCCTCGCTCGCCAAAGAGCTCGCGCGACGCGCCGAGGCCGCGGGCCGCACCCTCGACGTGCTCATCGAGGTCAACGTGAGCGGCGAACCGCAGAAGCACGGCATCGTGGCGAGCGAGCTCGCCGAGGTCCTCGCTGGAGTGCGTGCGTTCCCCACCCTTTCGGTCCGCGGCCTGATGACCATGCCGCCCGAAGGTGATCTCGACGTCGCCCGCCAGGTCTTCGAGACCCTGGCCTCCCTCCGCAACCTGCATGGAGGCCCGAGCGTGCTGCCCGAGCTCTCCATGGGCATGTCCGGCGACTTCGAGACCGCGATTGCCGCAGGCGCCACGATCGTGCGGGTCGGAACCGCGATCTTCGGCGCCCGGAGCTAA
- the rpoZ gene encoding DNA-directed RNA polymerase subunit omega translates to MARVTVEDCLEREENRFALVVLAAQRTRQLMKGATALVHSKNKPAVTALREIAAGKVHYDRLSNDVVQEWIEGQKRHTVI, encoded by the coding sequence ATGGCCCGCGTTACCGTCGAAGATTGCCTCGAGCGTGAGGAAAACCGTTTCGCCCTCGTGGTGCTTGCCGCTCAGCGAACCCGCCAGCTCATGAAGGGCGCCACCGCCCTCGTTCACTCGAAGAACAAGCCCGCCGTCACCGCGCTGCGTGAAATTGCGGCCGGCAAGGTCCACTACGACCGTCTGAGCAACGACGTTGTTCAGGAGTGGATCGAGGGACAGAAGCGGCACACCGTCATCTAA
- a CDS encoding GAF domain-containing protein, producing MQPKQDLVLQIKDILLADGDRATKGSQVCKVIRTRLDQKWVGIYDVHKSEYAVVAWSGPAAPAFFRFAGGKGLTAEAVALRKTVVAGDVKSDPRYVSTHGNTQSEIIVPIISTARDTVVGTIDVQSERLHAFSKAHRELLEECAAALLPLWQ from the coding sequence ATGCAGCCGAAGCAAGACCTCGTTCTCCAAATCAAGGACATCCTTTTGGCGGACGGTGATCGTGCAACCAAGGGCAGCCAGGTCTGCAAAGTCATCCGCACCCGACTCGACCAGAAGTGGGTCGGCATCTACGACGTGCACAAGAGCGAGTACGCCGTGGTCGCATGGAGCGGCCCGGCCGCGCCCGCTTTCTTCCGCTTCGCAGGCGGCAAAGGTCTCACGGCCGAGGCCGTTGCGCTTCGCAAGACCGTGGTCGCCGGCGACGTGAAGAGCGATCCCCGCTACGTGAGCACCCACGGCAACACGCAGTCCGAGATCATCGTCCCCATCATCAGCACCGCCCGCGACACCGTCGTCGGTACCATCGACGTCCAGAGCGAACGCCTCCACGCCTTCTCGAAAGCCCACCGCGAGCTCTTGGAAGAGTGCGCGGCCGCCCTGCTGCCCCTCTGGCAGTAA
- a CDS encoding NAD(P)-binding protein, whose protein sequence is METCRHLIVGAGITGLTAAAFLRDPDYLVLEADTQIGGYCKTIKKEGFVWDYSGHFFHFKHPEIEAWLRQRMPKQDIRVVEKKTYIAFGDRKIDFPFQKNIHQLPQAEFIECLYDLYFAASQGEAANFKEMLYARFGRGIAEKFLIPYNEKLYACDLSTLDKDAMGRFFPHANLTDIVRNMRVADNASYNATFTYPEGGAIEYVNAIASEVHPHNIALGEALVSLDLRHRVARTTKREIQFERLVSSAPFHKLVKLAGLAYDESAFSWNKVLVFNLGFDRKGARDVHWMYYPDRARSFYRIGYYDNIFDTDRMSLYVELGFAKDAPVDVETSLARVLADLEAEGVTQGHRLVAHHSVVMDPAYVHITRKSIAEHQRLSRILQAHGVYSAGRYGGWTYCSIEDNIVEAKALVANFEP, encoded by the coding sequence ATGGAAACGTGCCGTCATCTTATCGTTGGCGCCGGCATCACCGGCCTTACCGCTGCCGCTTTTCTTCGCGATCCCGACTACCTCGTTCTCGAGGCCGACACCCAGATTGGTGGCTACTGCAAGACCATCAAGAAGGAGGGCTTCGTCTGGGATTATTCGGGCCATTTTTTCCACTTCAAGCACCCGGAGATCGAAGCATGGCTGCGCCAGCGCATGCCCAAGCAGGATATCCGCGTCGTGGAAAAGAAGACGTACATCGCCTTCGGCGATCGCAAGATCGATTTCCCATTTCAGAAGAACATTCACCAGCTCCCGCAGGCGGAGTTCATCGAGTGTCTGTACGATTTGTACTTCGCGGCATCGCAGGGTGAGGCGGCCAACTTCAAAGAGATGCTCTATGCGCGATTCGGGCGCGGTATCGCGGAGAAGTTCCTCATTCCGTACAATGAAAAGCTGTACGCCTGCGATTTGTCGACGCTCGACAAGGACGCGATGGGGCGGTTCTTTCCCCATGCCAACCTCACGGACATCGTGCGCAACATGCGCGTGGCCGACAATGCAAGTTACAACGCGACGTTCACCTACCCCGAGGGCGGTGCCATCGAATACGTGAATGCCATCGCCAGCGAGGTGCACCCGCACAACATCGCGCTGGGCGAAGCGCTGGTCAGCTTGGATCTGCGCCACCGCGTGGCCCGCACCACGAAGCGCGAGATCCAATTCGAGCGACTCGTGTCCTCGGCGCCGTTCCACAAGCTGGTGAAGCTCGCGGGCCTGGCCTACGACGAGAGCGCCTTCTCCTGGAACAAGGTGCTCGTCTTCAACTTGGGATTCGACCGCAAAGGCGCCCGCGACGTGCACTGGATGTACTACCCGGACCGCGCGCGGTCGTTTTACCGCATTGGCTACTACGACAACATTTTCGACACCGATCGCATGAGCCTCTACGTCGAACTAGGCTTCGCCAAAGACGCCCCCGTCGACGTCGAAACCTCCCTCGCCCGCGTCCTCGCCGATCTGGAAGCCGAAGGCGTCACGCAAGGCCACCGCCTGGTCGCCCACCACTCCGTGGTGATGGACCCCGCATACGTGCACATTACACGCAAGTCGATCGCCGAACACCAACGCCTCTCCCGCATCCTGCAAGCCCACGGCGTCTACTCCGCGGGCCGCTACGGCGGCTGGACCTACTGCTCCATCGAAGACAACATCGTCGAAGCGAAAGCCCTCGTCGCCAACTTCGAGCCGTAG
- a CDS encoding cation diffusion facilitator family transporter yields MGHDHAHHDHAHAHFESGGEGFDDRRAYLIGIVLNLGFVVVEVAFGLFARSMSLIADAGHNLGDVLGLLVAGGASLLARRKPSLRRTYGFRRATILAALANGLLLVVATGAIVWESIGRLRTPGTIDGGLVAIVAAVGVLVNGASALFLMKGKKRDVNVQAAFIHLVADAAVSAGVVITGILIRFTGQSVLDPVVSIVLSLVILASTWQLLRRSLDLALDAVPEQIDPGQVRGYLGGLPGVRGVHDLHIWAMSSTETALTAHLVTVDGASSPGFLRDVCSELHTRFHIGHATLQVEAHDAKVPCDVPCRLVSDEAE; encoded by the coding sequence ATGGGACATGACCACGCGCACCACGATCACGCCCACGCCCACTTCGAGTCGGGGGGCGAAGGTTTCGACGATCGGCGCGCGTATCTCATCGGAATCGTGCTCAATCTGGGCTTCGTGGTGGTGGAGGTGGCGTTTGGCCTCTTTGCCCGGTCCATGTCGCTCATCGCCGATGCAGGGCACAATTTGGGGGACGTGCTCGGCCTCCTGGTGGCCGGCGGTGCCAGCTTGCTCGCCCGGCGAAAACCGTCGCTCCGGCGGACCTATGGGTTTCGGCGCGCCACCATCCTCGCGGCACTGGCCAATGGGCTGCTCCTCGTCGTTGCGACGGGCGCCATCGTGTGGGAATCGATCGGGCGCCTTCGCACGCCCGGCACCATCGACGGTGGGCTCGTGGCCATCGTGGCCGCGGTAGGCGTGCTCGTCAATGGTGCGTCCGCGCTCTTCTTGATGAAGGGCAAAAAGCGGGACGTGAACGTGCAGGCGGCGTTCATCCACCTGGTGGCCGATGCGGCGGTTTCCGCCGGCGTCGTCATCACGGGCATTCTCATTCGGTTCACCGGCCAGAGCGTGCTCGATCCGGTGGTCAGCATCGTGCTGTCGCTCGTCATTCTCGCATCGACGTGGCAGCTTCTGCGCCGCTCGCTCGACCTGGCGCTCGATGCCGTGCCGGAGCAGATCGATCCCGGCCAGGTGCGCGGCTACCTCGGCGGGCTCCCCGGCGTGCGCGGCGTGCACGATCTGCACATCTGGGCCATGAGCTCCACGGAGACCGCACTCACGGCGCACCTGGTGACCGTCGACGGGGCATCATCCCCGGGCTTCCTGCGCGACGTATGCAGCGAGCTCCACACGCGCTTCCACATCGGGCACGCCACCTTGCAGGTCGAAGCGCACGACGCCAAGGTCCCCTGCGACGTGCCCTGCCGCCTCGTCTCGGACGAAGCGGAATAG
- a CDS encoding CusA/CzcA family heavy metal efflux RND transporter, producing MFAWLARLGVQRAWFVLLAAALFAIAGIFAFQSLPIQAFPDVTDPQVDVVGVYPGQSAEEVEKRVTLELERVLSGTPSLIGLRSVSVFGLALVTLTFDDARTDFELRTLVAERLREANLPESATADMGPQSTPVGQIYRYTLRGPHSLKDLRAINDFVVERRLRAVQGVAEVWTFGGFERQYQARIDPGRLAAAGVSLKEVYDALARTNANAGGGYVGLGSQEFIVRGLGAVLSPVDIGLAEVREIDGVPIRIGDVADIVEGSTPRRGAVGRGHEDEVVEGIVMLRRGENPGLVLKALRARIEELQHDVLPKDVTIDTFYDRTSLLDATLATVGRNMSEGALLVVFVLYLFLRTARGTLIVALVIPLSLFAAFIGLRLMGLPANLISLGAIDFGILVDGAVIVLEASLHTMSTHPHALGREEKKMLIERAADSVAGPVGFSMLIIIVALGPIFALERTEGRIFAPMAYTYAFALIGALACGTFVVPALETVLLPNRAPPAEARWLLALRAAFLRALDLAGRQKGLVLAGGFAALVAIGLYAKGIGNEFLPELNEGGFYITTTFPSTISLDEVKHPTADMRERMLAFPEVADVLSHIGRPEKATQAEGSFNVEFFVKLWPESKWPKGMTRAKLEELLRRSLADIPGAHHNFSQPITDRVFETISGIIGQVVIKVHGENLDKTTALAHDLVARLASVKGVADLSVYQAGDIPQLQIELDRNAVARRGLSIGDVQDTLAVALGGQPATQVWEGERRYDVALRLPDVVRGSPDALGRLLVGPPERSSALSEVAAIRYGSGHTAIWREDFSRFVAIKFNVRGRDLGSTVEEAKRAIRDIQVPDETYLSWSGEFKNKERAMKRLGLTVPLALFAVFGILYAHFRRVRPALLIMGALPFGITGAVAGLRLMGENFSVSGAVGCVALLGQMVLAVVLLLTRIEEAELQGEKNPIVEGAKTAFRPVLLTTSLAVLGLTPSALSHAMGSETQRPFAIAILAGLIIGIPMVMLLVPLAYALTKGRRWPAALVAGAAALLLGVPSAQAQSAAPVISVPETDAPHGFTLEQTLAALKRGHPLLTAARANVRAAESQATAVGLWTNPQLDASYTRSVGTTSYDRFGYGTAGITQFVEVAGAPKARRRAAEAEARATEADGAGVERRLAFDAEEAYVGLAAQISRRGVAEETVRDLERADRIVRARVGAGMAPQYDASRIAIALASARADLGEAEAQIARARGDLATAVGPAVASLRGDPVYDFDATPPLPNLPDLQRDLLSHRTDLRAAQHRAESARLDIVSAERSVFPGVGVRLGAGFGQAPNQTDLGVGIVLPIPLVDRGQGLVPAARARAEANEAMADAIVVAARERLTAAHAELVRRRETLEKYRTETRQISVSMRSEAEAGYREARLSVLELVDAYQSFHDARIKVIDLSSSASLAGVGVRRVLEGAQ from the coding sequence ATGTTCGCATGGCTCGCGCGACTTGGGGTTCAACGGGCGTGGTTCGTCTTGCTGGCGGCGGCACTGTTCGCCATCGCGGGCATTTTCGCGTTCCAATCCTTGCCGATCCAGGCTTTTCCCGATGTGACCGATCCTCAGGTGGACGTGGTCGGCGTCTACCCCGGGCAATCGGCCGAGGAAGTGGAGAAGCGCGTCACCTTGGAGTTGGAGCGCGTGCTCTCGGGCACGCCGAGCCTCATCGGCCTGCGCTCGGTCTCCGTGTTCGGGCTCGCGCTGGTCACGCTGACCTTCGATGACGCGCGCACCGATTTCGAGCTGCGCACCTTGGTGGCAGAGCGCCTCCGCGAGGCAAACCTGCCCGAATCGGCCACCGCGGACATGGGCCCGCAGTCCACCCCGGTGGGGCAGATCTACCGGTATACGCTGCGCGGCCCGCACAGCTTGAAAGACCTGCGCGCGATCAACGACTTCGTGGTCGAGCGGCGCTTGCGCGCGGTGCAGGGCGTGGCCGAGGTGTGGACCTTCGGCGGCTTCGAGCGGCAGTACCAAGCGCGCATCGATCCGGGCCGGCTGGCCGCGGCCGGCGTGTCGCTCAAGGAGGTGTACGACGCGCTCGCGCGCACCAACGCCAACGCCGGCGGCGGCTACGTGGGGCTCGGCTCGCAGGAGTTCATCGTGCGCGGCCTCGGCGCGGTGCTTTCGCCGGTGGACATCGGCCTGGCGGAGGTGCGCGAGATCGATGGTGTGCCCATCCGCATCGGCGATGTGGCCGACATCGTCGAGGGCTCGACCCCGCGCCGAGGCGCCGTCGGACGCGGGCACGAGGACGAAGTGGTGGAGGGCATCGTCATGCTGCGCCGGGGAGAAAACCCGGGGCTCGTGCTCAAGGCGCTGCGCGCCCGCATCGAGGAACTGCAGCACGACGTCCTGCCCAAGGACGTGACCATCGACACGTTCTACGACCGAACCTCGCTGCTCGATGCCACGTTGGCCACGGTGGGACGCAACATGAGCGAGGGCGCGCTCCTCGTCGTGTTCGTGCTGTACCTCTTTCTGCGCACCGCACGCGGCACCCTGATCGTCGCGCTGGTGATCCCGCTTTCGCTCTTCGCGGCGTTCATCGGACTCCGGCTCATGGGGCTCCCGGCGAACCTGATTTCGCTGGGGGCCATCGATTTCGGCATCCTCGTCGACGGGGCGGTCATCGTCCTCGAGGCGAGCCTGCACACGATGAGCACGCACCCCCACGCGCTCGGCCGCGAGGAGAAAAAGATGCTCATCGAGCGGGCCGCCGATTCGGTGGCCGGGCCGGTGGGCTTCTCGATGCTCATCATCATCGTGGCCCTGGGTCCCATTTTCGCCTTGGAACGCACCGAGGGCCGCATCTTCGCGCCCATGGCCTACACGTATGCTTTCGCCTTGATCGGGGCGCTCGCGTGCGGAACCTTCGTGGTGCCGGCGCTGGAGACGGTGCTCTTGCCCAACCGCGCACCGCCCGCCGAAGCGCGTTGGCTGCTGGCCCTTCGCGCGGCGTTTCTTCGGGCCCTCGACCTGGCAGGCCGCCAAAAGGGACTCGTTCTGGCCGGTGGCTTCGCCGCGCTCGTGGCCATTGGGCTCTACGCCAAGGGCATTGGCAACGAATTCCTCCCCGAGTTGAACGAGGGCGGTTTCTACATCACCACCACGTTCCCTTCGACCATCAGCCTCGACGAGGTCAAACACCCCACCGCCGACATGCGCGAGCGCATGCTCGCGTTCCCCGAGGTGGCCGACGTGCTCTCGCACATTGGCCGCCCGGAAAAGGCGACGCAGGCCGAAGGGTCGTTCAATGTCGAATTCTTCGTCAAGCTATGGCCCGAATCCAAATGGCCAAAAGGCATGACCCGCGCGAAGCTGGAAGAGCTATTGCGCCGGAGTCTGGCCGATATTCCCGGCGCGCATCACAATTTTTCGCAACCGATTACCGATCGCGTGTTCGAAACGATATCGGGCATCATTGGCCAGGTCGTCATCAAGGTGCATGGCGAAAACCTGGACAAGACCACCGCGCTCGCCCACGACCTCGTGGCACGTCTGGCCAGCGTGAAGGGTGTGGCAGATTTGTCTGTGTACCAAGCCGGAGACATTCCGCAGCTTCAAATCGAACTGGATCGCAATGCGGTGGCGCGGCGCGGTCTTTCCATTGGCGACGTACAAGATACGCTGGCGGTCGCGCTCGGCGGGCAGCCTGCCACGCAAGTGTGGGAAGGCGAACGCCGCTACGACGTGGCGCTGCGTCTTCCCGACGTGGTGCGCGGCAGCCCGGACGCGCTGGGGCGCCTTTTGGTCGGTCCGCCGGAGCGCTCGAGCGCGCTCTCGGAGGTGGCGGCCATCCGCTACGGAAGCGGTCACACCGCCATCTGGCGCGAGGACTTTTCGCGCTTCGTCGCAATCAAATTTAATGTTCGCGGCCGGGATCTGGGAAGTACGGTCGAAGAGGCAAAACGTGCGATCCGAGACATCCAAGTTCCCGATGAGACGTATTTGTCGTGGAGTGGCGAATTCAAGAACAAGGAGCGCGCCATGAAGCGTCTCGGGCTCACCGTGCCCCTCGCACTGTTTGCCGTATTCGGCATTTTGTACGCCCACTTCCGCCGGGTGCGGCCCGCCCTGCTCATCATGGGCGCGCTGCCCTTCGGCATCACGGGCGCCGTCGCCGGCTTGCGCTTGATGGGGGAGAATTTCTCGGTGAGCGGTGCCGTGGGGTGCGTGGCGCTGCTTGGACAAATGGTGCTCGCGGTGGTGCTGCTGCTCACGCGCATCGAGGAGGCCGAGCTGCAAGGCGAGAAGAACCCCATCGTGGAAGGCGCCAAGACGGCCTTCCGCCCCGTGCTTCTGACTACGTCGCTCGCGGTGTTGGGGCTCACGCCGAGCGCGCTCTCGCACGCCATGGGCAGTGAGACGCAGCGACCCTTCGCCATCGCCATCCTGGCGGGGCTCATCATTGGCATCCCCATGGTGATGCTGCTCGTGCCGCTGGCCTACGCGCTCACCAAGGGCCGCCGATGGCCCGCGGCGCTCGTCGCCGGTGCGGCGGCGTTGCTCCTGGGCGTGCCGAGCGCGCAGGCGCAAAGTGCGGCGCCGGTCATCAGCGTGCCCGAAACCGATGCGCCCCACGGCTTTACGCTGGAGCAGACCTTGGCGGCGTTGAAGCGCGGGCACCCGCTTCTCACGGCCGCGCGGGCCAATGTGCGGGCCGCCGAGTCGCAGGCCACCGCCGTGGGGCTGTGGACCAATCCGCAATTGGATGCAAGCTACACACGTTCCGTGGGGACCACGAGCTACGACCGATTTGGCTACGGCACGGCGGGGATCACGCAATTCGTCGAGGTGGCAGGCGCCCCCAAAGCGCGGCGGCGCGCGGCCGAGGCGGAGGCGCGTGCGACCGAGGCCGACGGCGCCGGGGTGGAGCGGAGGCTCGCCTTCGACGCGGAGGAAGCATACGTCGGGCTGGCCGCGCAGATCTCGCGTCGTGGGGTCGCCGAAGAGACGGTGCGCGACTTGGAGCGGGCGGATCGCATCGTGCGGGCGCGGGTCGGCGCGGGCATGGCCCCGCAGTACGATGCATCGCGCATCGCCATCGCGCTGGCATCGGCGCGGGCGGATCTGGGCGAGGCCGAGGCCCAGATTGCGCGCGCCCGAGGCGATCTGGCGACCGCGGTGGGGCCGGCGGTTGCGAGCTTGCGCGGGGATCCCGTGTACGACTTCGATGCCACGCCGCCCTTGCCGAATCTGCCCGATCTGCAGCGCGATCTTCTGTCGCACCGCACCGATTTGCGGGCCGCGCAGCACCGTGCGGAGTCTGCACGGCTCGACATCGTGAGCGCCGAGCGCTCGGTGTTTCCCGGAGTCGGGGTGCGGCTGGGCGCGGGCTTCGGCCAAGCGCCGAACCAGACGGATCTGGGCGTGGGCATCGTGCTGCCGATCCCGTTGGTCGACCGCGGGCAAGGCCTCGTGCCGGCCGCCCGCGCGCGCGCCGAGGCCAACGAGGCCATGGCCGACGCCATCGTGGTCGCCGCCCGCGAGCGCCTCACCGCCGCACACGCCGAGCTGGTACGGCGCCGCGAGACCTTGGAGAAGTACCGCACCGAGACACGCCAGATCAGCGTGAGCATGCGCTCCGAGGCGGAGGCCGGCTACCGCGAGGCGCGGCTGTCGGTGCTCGAATTGGTGGACGCGTACCAAAGCTTCCACGACGCGCGGATCAAGGTGATCGACCTCTCCTCCAGTGCCTCCCTCGCCGGGGTGGGCGTGCGCCGCGTCCTCGAGGGCGCGCAGTAG